One genomic segment of Cellulophaga sp. HaHaR_3_176 includes these proteins:
- a CDS encoding secondary thiamine-phosphate synthase enzyme YjbQ yields MNFYQKEIKLKSYKRGFHLITNEILNACEEIGNIKIGTLQVFIKHTSAGLTINENADPTVRLDFESHINVMVPENQPYYKHDYEGSDDMPAHIKSSLMGVSVQIPITNGQLNLGVWQGVYLCEHRNNASGRSIVITAFGN; encoded by the coding sequence ATGAATTTTTATCAAAAAGAAATAAAGCTTAAATCATATAAAAGAGGGTTTCATTTAATTACAAATGAAATACTTAATGCTTGTGAAGAAATTGGTAATATAAAAATAGGAACTCTTCAAGTATTTATTAAACATACTTCAGCTGGTTTAACTATAAATGAAAATGCCGACCCAACTGTTCGATTAGATTTCGAAAGTCATATAAATGTTATGGTTCCTGAGAATCAACCATATTATAAACATGATTATGAAGGTTCTGACGATATGCCTGCGCATATAAAATCGTCATTAATGGGTGTGTCAGTGCAAATACCGATAACTAATGGGCAATTGAATTTAGGTGTTTGGCAGGGTGTTTATTTGTGTGAGCATAGGAATAATGCATCAGGTCGTTCTATCGTAATAACAGCATTCGGTAATTAA
- a CDS encoding DUF4870 domain-containing protein: MKEVSLKYDDSTLALLHYSQLLNFIGFLGIIIPVILWSTKKKEIQGMDEHGKHVINYQLSMLLYVIIYFILFFLSMILTLVLIGYVFIIILCLIGIPLALLLIVYPIIGGIAASKGTLYKYPLTIKFIS, from the coding sequence ATGAAAGAAGTTTCTTTGAAATATGACGATAGCACATTAGCACTGTTACATTATAGCCAATTACTAAACTTCATTGGGTTTTTAGGAATCATTATTCCTGTAATTTTATGGTCAACAAAAAAGAAAGAAATTCAAGGAATGGATGAACATGGGAAACATGTTATCAATTATCAACTCAGTATGTTATTATATGTAATAATATATTTTATATTATTCTTTCTTTCTATGATTTTAACGTTAGTACTAATAGGTTATGTGTTTATTATTATACTTTGTTTAATCGGAATTCCTTTAGCACTACTCTTAATTGTATATCCTATAATAGGCGGTATAGCTGCATCAAAAGGTACACTATACAAATACCCTTTAACCATTAAATTTATTAGTTAA